Below is a window of Cytobacillus firmus DNA.
AATAAGGTAGGGATTTTTCACTTTTTATATGCCATCGGATTGTGGACGCTTCTCATGTTGGGGATAGAGTTCTTGACTCTAAAAAATAAATCGACACGTTCTCTCTTATTGGGCGATCCTAACATCATTATTCGGGATGGTGTAATGGATAGAAAGTTACTTAAAAAGAACAAATTGGATGTAAATCAAGTATTAAGTATACTTCGACAAAATCAGGTTTTTTCTGTTCGCGAAGTCAAATACGGTATATTGGAAGCTAATGGGCAAATAAGTATATTATTACAATCGAAGTATCAAAAACCAGACAAGCAAGATCTCAGTCTTCTAGAAAGTTCAGTATACCTCCCAACAGCGTTAATTATAGATGGGGAAGTATTAAGGGATAATTTACATGAACTCGGATTTGATCAACAGTGGTTAGATAATCAATTAACTACCAATGGCTATGATAATGTTAAACGTATACTCTACGCAGATTGGCGAGAGAATGAAGGAATTCATATTAGTCCATTTTAAAATTTTATTATGGTATTATCATATGTTTGTGAATGGGCATTTGGATTTTAAATATTCATTTAGTGTTTTTATAAAAAATGAAACA
It encodes the following:
- a CDS encoding DUF421 domain-containing protein, translating into MSEVFLGLLTIKVIVGFVTLFFIIIITGRTSISQLTPFHLVFVLVLGDFLGNTIYENKVGIFHFLYAIGLWTLLMLGIEFLTLKNKSTRSLLLGDPNIIIRDGVMDRKLLKKNKLDVNQVLSILRQNQVFSVREVKYGILEANGQISILLQSKYQKPDKQDLSLLESSVYLPTALIIDGEVLRDNLHELGFDQQWLDNQLTTNGYDNVKRILYADWRENEGIHISPF